The following coding sequences are from one Haliotis asinina isolate JCU_RB_2024 chromosome 3, JCU_Hal_asi_v2, whole genome shotgun sequence window:
- the LOC137277639 gene encoding cytochrome P450 2U1-like, with the protein MFSSSSAAIFAAIASLVGLLMFNTSLILVFINAALILWLSTRRPPGLPPGPPLLPFVGNVLSIDADIRITFSKLRRQYGNIFSVYIFNQPVIVLSGYSAIKEALVKNGDHFSERPKSFLTDFFAQGKGVIGSSGAHWKEQRKFALTTLRDFGMGKSLLETKIRDEMTVFLKALEEKDGHAFDCKRLVHNAVSNIISAVCLGKQFEYDDLRFVKFIKATERLTELVGAASTLNIFPIVRFIPGDFFNFKKIMRYIETIEKGEIEKDVKEHMDSYEEDNVDDFITAYIKEMKLRGSDDTFDRTHLEKTVRDLFLAGTETTGTTICWTLLYFLHNPDVQEKCFREIRDNIGQSRLPTMKDKTSLPYVEATISEIQRCTDIAPLAVPHSVPYDIQFQGYTFPKGVTVLPNLDSVLQDPVVWGDPQNFRPERFLDDDGKYLKKDEFIPFSIGRRVCLGESMARMELFLFLVAMIQRFQFLPDKGPLTPLKGKFGFTNSAPIFSIRAVPRNKCE; encoded by the exons ATGTTTAGCTCCAGCTCTGCTGCCATATTTGCAGCTATAGCATCACTGGTGGGACTGTTGATGTTTAATACATCTCTGATACTGGTGTTTATCAATGCAGCACTTATTCTATGGTTGTCAACTCGGCGTCCTCCTGGTCTTCCCCCTGGTCCCCCTCTTCTTCCGTTCGTGGGCAACGTCTTGTCCATTGATGCCGACATCAGAATAACATTCAGCAAACTACGGCGTCAGTATGGAAACATCTTCAGTGTGTACATCTTTAATCAGCCTGTTATTGTCCTCAGTGGGTACAGTGCCATTAAGGAGGCCCTCGTCAAGAATGGTGACCATTTCTCTGAAAGACCCAAATCGTTTCTAACAGATTTTTTCGCTCAAGGCAAAG GTGTAATTGGGTCCTCAGGCGCCCACTGGAAAGAACAAAGAAAATTTGCATTAACGACACTCAGAGATTTTGGGATGGGGAAGTCCCTTCTGGAGACCAAAATACGCGACGAGATGACGGTCTTCTTGAAAGCACTTGAGGAAAAGGATGGACATGCTTTCGACTGCAAACGACTAGTGCATAATGCCGTGTCTAATATCATCAGTGCTGTTTGTTTGGGAAAGCAGTTTGAGTATGATGATCTACGGTTTGTCAAATTCATAAAAGCAACAGAGAGGCTCACGGAGCTAGTCGGGGCCGCGAGCACGCTGAACATATTTCCAATTGTAAGGTTTATCCCAGGagattttttcaattttaaaaaaattatgcGATATATTGAAACAATAGAAAAAGGTGAAATTGAAAAGGATGTTAAGGAGCACATGGACAGCTATGAGGAAGATAATGTGGACGATTTCATCACAGCTTACATCAAGGAAATGAAACTTCGTGGAAGCGATGACACGTTTGATA GAACTCACCTGGAGAAAACTGTCAGAGATCTATTTTTAGCTGGAACTGAGACCACTGGTACCACCATCTGCTGGACGCTTCTTTACTTCCTCCACAACCCCGACGTTCAGGAAAAGTGTTTCAGGGAGATACGGGACAACATCGGGCAAAGCAGACTTCCCACCATGAAAGACAAGACCAGTCTTCCCTACGTAGAAGCCACAATCAGTGAGATACAGAGATGCACAGACATAGCTCCACTTGCAGTGCCCCACTCTGTACCTTATGACATCCAGTTTCAGGGCTACACATTTCCCAAGGGCGTGACTGTTCTGCCAAATTTGGACTCCGTTCTACAAGATCCAGTCGTGTGGGGTGATCCCCAAAACTTTAGACCTGAACGATTCCTAGATGATGACGGAAAGTACTTAAAGAAAGACGAATTCATCCCCTTCTCTATAG GTCGCAGAGTATGTCTCGGGGAATCTATGGCCCGGATGGAATTGTTCCTGTTCTTGGTTGCTATGATACAGAGGTTCCAGTTCCTCCCAGACAAAGGACCGTTGACTCCCTTGAAAGGAAAATTTGGTTTTACTAACAGCGCTCCCATCTTTTCCATTCGGGCCGTACCAAGGAACAAATGTGAATAA